From Candidatus Dormiibacterota bacterium, a single genomic window includes:
- a CDS encoding CDP-alcohol phosphatidyltransferase family protein, whose translation MPDGRRIDSEMVEQDGLDRWLTVPNAVTAVRLLCIPLFLWLLFGAGRQTIAAIVLAVLGVTDWVDGFIARRFHQVSTVGKVFDPAADRILVATGVIAVMVHGAVPVWFGVATLAREVLVGGAVLLLATLGASRIDVLWVGKAGTFGLMFAYPAFLLADGTAGWQAPIHVVAWVTGGIGLVLAWVALISYMGPARRALATGRTGRTGSRVPDKAAPRVPDNADKADNVAEVGA comes from the coding sequence GTGCCCGACGGACGCCGGATCGACTCGGAGATGGTCGAACAGGACGGGCTCGACCGGTGGCTAACCGTGCCCAACGCGGTGACGGCGGTTCGATTGTTGTGTATCCCGCTGTTCCTCTGGCTGCTCTTCGGGGCCGGCCGCCAAACCATCGCAGCCATCGTGTTGGCGGTACTCGGGGTCACGGACTGGGTGGACGGCTTCATCGCCCGCCGCTTCCATCAGGTGTCGACGGTCGGCAAGGTGTTCGATCCCGCAGCCGACCGCATCCTGGTCGCCACCGGGGTCATCGCCGTGATGGTCCATGGCGCGGTTCCGGTGTGGTTCGGAGTCGCGACCCTGGCCCGGGAGGTGTTGGTGGGCGGGGCCGTCCTGCTGCTGGCGACGTTGGGGGCTTCGCGGATCGACGTGCTCTGGGTGGGCAAGGCCGGCACGTTCGGACTGATGTTCGCCTACCCGGCGTTCCTGTTGGCGGATGGGACGGCGGGCTGGCAGGCCCCGATCCACGTCGTCGCCTGGGTGACCGGGGGGATCGGTCTGGTGCTCGCCTGGGTGGCTCTGATCTCCTACATGGGACCGGCCCGGCGGGCTCTGGCAACCGGTCGAACCGGTCGAACCGGCTCCCGGGTCCCCGACAAGGCCGCTCCCCGGGTCCCCGACAACGCCGACAAGGCCGACAACGTGGCCGAGGTCGGCGCGTGA
- a CDS encoding 2-oxoacid:ferredoxin oxidoreductase subunit beta translates to MTTTAIPVTSRKDWTSDQEVRWCPGCGDYSILAAVQMLLPDLGIRRENTVFLSGIGCAARFPYYMNTYGMHSIHGRAPAIATGLAASRPDLDIWVVTGDGDALSIGGNHLIHALRRNIRLNILMFNNQIYGLTKGQYSPTSEVAKVTKSTPFGSLDAPFNPVSLALGAEASFVARTHDMDRKHMQEVFRRAHEHDGAAFVEVYQNCNVFNDGAFEKITARDARASMLIPLAHGQPIRFGAEGERGVVQRSDGRLEIVDVAEVGEDVLLVHDEARDDPGLAFALSRLSRGPYEPTPVGVFRAVPRLEYGSEMSRQITRAQEARGDGDLAALLRSGSSWIVD, encoded by the coding sequence ATGACCACCACCGCCATACCCGTGACCTCCCGCAAGGACTGGACCAGCGACCAAGAGGTCCGCTGGTGCCCAGGCTGCGGCGACTACTCGATCCTCGCCGCCGTGCAGATGCTCCTGCCCGATCTGGGCATCCGGCGGGAGAACACCGTGTTCCTCTCGGGGATCGGGTGTGCCGCCCGCTTCCCGTACTACATGAACACCTACGGGATGCACTCGATCCACGGGAGGGCACCGGCCATCGCCACCGGTCTGGCCGCCTCCCGCCCCGATCTCGACATCTGGGTGGTCACGGGCGACGGGGACGCGCTGTCGATCGGCGGCAACCACCTCATCCACGCCTTGCGCCGGAACATCCGCCTCAACATCCTGATGTTCAACAACCAGATCTACGGGCTGACGAAGGGCCAGTACTCGCCGACCTCCGAGGTGGCCAAGGTCACGAAGTCCACACCGTTCGGGTCCCTCGACGCCCCCTTCAACCCGGTGAGCCTGGCCCTGGGGGCCGAGGCGAGCTTCGTGGCGAGGACCCACGACATGGACCGCAAGCACATGCAGGAGGTCTTCCGCCGTGCCCACGAGCATGACGGCGCCGCCTTTGTGGAGGTGTACCAGAACTGCAACGTGTTCAATGACGGCGCGTTCGAGAAGATCACCGCCAGGGACGCGCGGGCCTCCATGTTGATCCCCCTCGCCCACGGGCAGCCGATCAGGTTCGGGGCCGAGGGCGAGCGCGGCGTCGTGCAGCGCTCGGACGGCCGGCTGGAGATCGTGGACGTTGCCGAGGTCGGCGAGGACGTGCTGCTGGTTCACGACGAGGCCCGGGACGATCCCGGGCTGGCCTTTGCGCTCTCGAGGCTGTCCCGGGGCCCCTACGAGCCGACGCCCGTCGGCGTGTTCCGGGCGGTGCCGCGGCTCGAGTACGGCTCGGAGATGTCGAGGCAGATCACGAGGGCCCAGGAGGCCCGGGGGGACGGGGACCTGGCCGCCCTGTTGCGGTCCGGGTCGAGCTGGATCGTCGACTGA
- a CDS encoding class I fructose-bisphosphate aldolase gives MDLQQLLGDEADSLLGHQSKAFPAEGLVLPGPDHIDRVLRDSDRTPTVLRNFGSVFASGRLGGTGYLSILPVDQGIEHSAAASFSKNPAYFDPANLVELALAGECSAIATTLGTLGAVSRRYAHRIPFIVKLNHNDFLHYPSTYDQILFASAQQAADLGAVGVGATVYFGSEHSDRQLQEVSRAFREAHRLGMFTVLWCYLRNPAFVVDGTDYHVSADLTGQANHLGVTIEADLIKQKQPENNGGYPALRFGKTDPLVYDELTTDHPIDLARWQVVNCYAGRIGLINSGGESRGDSDLAQAVRTAVINKRAGGTGLIVGRKAFQRPMDEGAALIRAVQDVFLDPTVTIA, from the coding sequence ATGGACCTTCAGCAACTTCTCGGGGACGAGGCGGACTCCCTGCTCGGTCACCAGAGCAAGGCGTTCCCGGCCGAGGGCCTCGTGCTCCCCGGGCCCGATCACATCGACCGCGTGCTCCGCGACTCAGATCGGACGCCGACGGTCCTCAGGAACTTCGGGTCGGTGTTCGCATCCGGGCGGCTGGGCGGAACGGGCTACCTGTCGATCCTCCCCGTGGACCAGGGGATCGAGCATTCGGCCGCGGCCAGCTTCTCCAAGAACCCGGCCTACTTCGATCCCGCGAATCTGGTCGAACTGGCGCTGGCGGGGGAGTGCAGCGCCATCGCCACCACCCTCGGGACCCTGGGAGCGGTTTCCCGCCGCTACGCCCACCGGATCCCGTTCATCGTGAAGCTCAACCACAACGACTTCCTGCACTATCCGAGCACCTACGACCAGATCCTCTTCGCATCGGCGCAACAGGCGGCCGATCTCGGGGCGGTGGGGGTCGGGGCGACCGTCTACTTCGGTTCCGAGCACTCCGACCGGCAGCTCCAGGAGGTGTCGCGGGCCTTCCGCGAAGCCCATCGGCTGGGCATGTTCACGGTGCTGTGGTGCTACCTGCGGAACCCGGCTTTCGTTGTTGACGGCACCGACTACCACGTCTCCGCGGATCTGACCGGGCAGGCGAACCACCTGGGGGTCACCATCGAGGCCGACCTGATCAAGCAGAAGCAGCCCGAGAACAACGGTGGGTACCCGGCGCTCCGGTTCGGGAAGACCGACCCCCTCGTGTACGACGAGCTCACCACCGACCACCCGATCGACCTCGCCAGGTGGCAGGTGGTCAACTGCTACGCGGGCCGGATCGGTCTCATCAACTCCGGGGGGGAGTCGAGGGGCGACAGCGACCTGGCCCAGGCCGTCCGGACCGCGGTGATCAACAAGCGGGCCGGGGGAACCGGCCTGATCGTCGGCCGCAAGGCCTTCCAGCGGCCGATGGACGAGGGTGCCGCCCTGATCCGTGCCGTCCAGGACGTCTTCCTCGACCCGACCGTCACCATCGCCTGA
- a CDS encoding 2-oxoacid:acceptor oxidoreductase subunit alpha — MTTGTEPKSEQLDRVVIRFAGDSGDGMQLTGDRFTASSALFGNDLSTFPDFPAEIRAPAGTLAGVSAFQVHISDHDILTPGDAPNVLVAMNPAALRANVDSLPTGAILIVNSDAFEERNLAKAGYEKDPLSDGSLSAYSVYEVPMTTITQQVCKEAGVKPRDAERSKNFFALGLVSWLYTRPVELTIEWIAKRFADRPQVSEANTRAFRAGYDFGETAELFESSYEVRPATFEKGEYVQVTGNSALAWGLIAGAQQASLPLFLGSYPITPASDILHELSRRKEFGIRTFQAEDEIAGVGAALGASFGGSLGVTTTSGPGLDLKSETIGLALNLELPLVIVDVQRGGPSTGLPTKTEQADLLSAMYGRHGEAPVPIIAPRTPSQCFEAAIEAVRIAVKYRTPVIVLSDGYLANGAEPWRLPDLDSLPVIEPDFASEPNHTDDDGSPVFWPYVRDPETLARPWAPPGVPGLEHRIGGLEKADGSGNVSYDPVNHERMVHLRAAKVAGIARDIPPIEVDDPDGNAEVLVLGWGSTYGAIAAGARRVRARGLDVAHAHLFHLNPFPADLGEVLRRYPKVLVPEVNLGQLSRLVRAEFLVDARSLNKMQGVPFRAAEIETAIVTLLQGA; from the coding sequence GTGACGACCGGGACGGAACCGAAGTCCGAGCAGCTCGATCGGGTGGTGATCCGGTTTGCCGGTGACTCCGGCGACGGGATGCAGCTGACCGGAGACCGGTTCACGGCGTCGAGCGCGCTGTTCGGCAACGACCTGTCGACCTTTCCCGACTTTCCCGCCGAGATCCGGGCGCCGGCCGGGACGCTCGCCGGCGTGTCGGCGTTTCAGGTGCACATCTCGGACCACGACATCCTGACTCCCGGCGACGCACCGAACGTGCTCGTCGCCATGAACCCGGCCGCTCTCCGTGCCAACGTCGATTCGTTGCCCACCGGGGCCATCCTCATCGTGAACAGCGACGCCTTCGAGGAACGGAACCTGGCCAAGGCCGGCTACGAGAAGGACCCTCTGAGCGACGGGTCGCTGAGCGCCTACAGCGTGTACGAGGTACCGATGACCACCATCACGCAACAGGTGTGCAAGGAGGCCGGGGTCAAGCCCCGGGACGCGGAGCGCTCCAAGAACTTCTTCGCTCTGGGTCTGGTCAGCTGGCTCTACACCCGCCCGGTGGAGCTGACGATCGAGTGGATCGCCAAACGGTTCGCCGATCGGCCCCAGGTGTCGGAGGCCAACACCCGGGCCTTTCGCGCCGGCTACGACTTCGGCGAGACGGCGGAGCTCTTCGAGTCGAGCTACGAGGTGCGACCCGCGACGTTCGAGAAGGGCGAGTATGTACAGGTCACGGGCAATTCGGCCCTGGCCTGGGGGCTGATCGCCGGGGCCCAGCAGGCCAGTCTCCCGCTGTTCCTCGGGAGCTACCCGATCACGCCGGCGTCCGACATCCTTCACGAGCTCTCGCGCCGCAAGGAGTTCGGCATACGAACCTTTCAGGCCGAGGACGAGATCGCCGGTGTCGGCGCGGCGCTCGGGGCCTCCTTCGGGGGGTCGCTCGGCGTGACGACGACCAGCGGGCCCGGGCTCGACCTCAAGTCCGAGACCATCGGCCTGGCCCTCAATCTCGAGTTGCCGTTGGTCATCGTCGACGTCCAACGGGGCGGGCCTTCGACGGGGCTTCCGACCAAGACCGAGCAGGCAGACCTGCTCTCCGCCATGTACGGTCGGCACGGCGAGGCGCCCGTGCCCATCATCGCTCCCAGGACGCCGTCGCAGTGCTTCGAAGCGGCGATCGAGGCGGTGCGCATCGCGGTGAAGTACCGGACGCCGGTGATCGTCCTCTCGGACGGGTACCTCGCCAACGGGGCGGAGCCTTGGCGGCTCCCGGACCTCGATTCGCTGCCGGTGATCGAGCCCGACTTCGCTTCCGAGCCGAACCACACCGACGACGACGGCTCGCCGGTCTTCTGGCCCTATGTCCGTGATCCCGAGACCCTGGCCCGTCCATGGGCCCCCCCGGGGGTCCCCGGGCTCGAGCACCGCATCGGCGGTCTGGAGAAGGCCGACGGTTCGGGCAACGTGTCCTACGACCCGGTCAATCACGAGCGGATGGTCCACCTGAGGGCGGCCAAGGTCGCCGGCATCGCCCGCGACATCCCTCCGATCGAGGTCGACGACCCCGACGGGAACGCCGAGGTGCTCGTGCTCGGGTGGGGGTCGACCTACGGGGCGATCGCCGCGGGCGCCCGACGGGTCCGGGCGCGTGGGCTCGACGTGGCCCACGCACACCTCTTCCATCTCAACCCGTTTCCCGCCGACCTGGGCGAGGTCCTGCGCCGGTACCCCAAGGTCCTGGTGCCGGAGGTGAACCTCGGCCAGCTCAGCCGGCTGGTTCGTGCGGAGTTCCTCGTCGACGCCCGGTCCCTGAACAAGATGCAGGGAGTGCCGTTCAGGGCGGCCGAGATCGAGACGGCGATCGTGACCCTGCTGCAAGGAGCCTGA
- a CDS encoding tetratricopeptide repeat protein, producing the protein MAAQVRNAADVATARHREVLVGKMEDAVAAYDRGRYPEAARLAKQVADEVPTVAAVRELAGLSAYRSGRWREAIRHLTAFGAMSDSVTHVPALMDCHRAVGQPRRVADLWAALRHQSPEPEVLAEARIVAAGAQADRGDLLGAIAVLATAGAAKSLRNPADRHVRQWYALGDLYERAGDLPRARELFTRVLRVEPDAYDVADRLEGLGPDRPRRKRRGGPPVPRSLKDAAPGSTGPTASHPASSPPVPEPPPVPEPPHATGTSRNPDEASGLASPPCEAVSAPKIADPLAAS; encoded by the coding sequence GTGGCAGCCCAGGTTCGCAACGCGGCCGACGTGGCCACGGCACGCCATCGTGAGGTGTTGGTCGGCAAGATGGAGGACGCCGTCGCCGCCTACGACCGGGGGCGCTATCCCGAAGCGGCCCGGCTGGCCAAGCAGGTCGCGGACGAGGTGCCGACAGTGGCGGCGGTCCGCGAGCTGGCCGGGCTCTCGGCGTACCGGTCGGGCAGGTGGCGAGAGGCGATCCGTCACCTGACCGCCTTCGGGGCGATGAGCGACTCGGTGACCCATGTCCCGGCGCTGATGGACTGCCACCGAGCCGTTGGGCAACCCAGGCGCGTGGCGGACCTTTGGGCCGCCCTGCGCCACCAGTCGCCGGAGCCCGAGGTGCTGGCCGAGGCCCGGATCGTCGCCGCCGGAGCGCAGGCCGACCGGGGTGACCTTCTCGGAGCGATTGCCGTGCTGGCCACCGCCGGCGCCGCCAAATCACTTCGCAACCCTGCGGATCGGCACGTTCGGCAGTGGTACGCGCTCGGTGATCTGTACGAGCGCGCCGGCGATCTTCCCCGGGCCCGTGAGCTGTTCACCAGGGTGTTGCGGGTCGAGCCCGACGCCTACGACGTGGCCGATCGGCTCGAGGGCCTCGGACCCGACAGGCCCCGACGGAAGCGACGCGGAGGCCCTCCCGTGCCCAGATCGCTGAAGGACGCCGCTCCCGGGTCGACCGGTCCGACGGCGTCCCATCCGGCGTCCTCGCCCCCCGTCCCGGAGCCGCCCCCCGTCCCGGAGCCGCCCCACGCCACGGGTACCTCGCGTAACCCGGACGAGGCGTCCGGCCTGGCGTCACCGCCCTGTGAGGCGGTATCGGCGCCCAAGATCGCCGACCCGCTTGCAGCGTCCTAG
- a CDS encoding DUF1015 domain-containing protein, whose protein sequence is MPVLDPFRGLRYDPRLVRLNEVIAPPYDVIGSAERTRLASRNPANSVLVELPEPDLAARLDRYEVARTLLSRWRGSGLLVADRRPSLYPYRMTSPDGRSSIGVIGALGLAEPGTGDVLPHEETMSKPRSDRLDLLRATRTNLSPIWGLSMATGLSATLQPEGAPQGDAFDDDGVRHQLWVMDDPDRIEAVRSSFSGAPVVIADGHHRYETALAYRRQLKEAGDAAAAGSDAVMALVIELAEDQLTVGPIHRTIGGMGEGVDIPAAFGKWFDVIRAGPTTERTLGALTLAESMALVTATDAYLLLPRAEAFEAAGSDLDSSLVQLVLPELPGPEVTHRHTWDEAVAAVTEGQAQAAVFLRPVTVAQIAEWAAARRRMPPKTTYFSPKPRTGMVFRPLDD, encoded by the coding sequence ATGCCCGTGCTCGATCCGTTCAGGGGCCTGCGGTACGACCCGCGGTTGGTCCGTCTCAATGAGGTCATCGCTCCCCCTTACGACGTCATCGGGTCGGCCGAGCGGACGAGGTTGGCCAGCCGCAACCCGGCCAACTCGGTGCTGGTGGAGCTCCCGGAGCCGGACCTGGCCGCCCGCCTCGACCGCTACGAGGTGGCGCGCACCCTCCTGAGCCGCTGGCGAGGATCAGGGCTTCTGGTGGCCGACCGGAGACCGTCGTTGTACCCGTACCGGATGACCTCGCCGGACGGCCGAAGCTCCATCGGCGTGATCGGTGCGCTCGGACTGGCCGAGCCGGGAACGGGCGACGTGCTCCCCCACGAGGAGACGATGAGCAAGCCGAGGAGCGATCGCCTCGATCTCCTCCGCGCCACCCGGACCAACCTGTCGCCGATCTGGGGCCTGTCGATGGCCACCGGGCTCTCGGCGACCCTGCAACCCGAGGGCGCGCCCCAGGGCGATGCCTTCGACGACGACGGGGTGCGCCACCAGCTGTGGGTCATGGACGACCCGGACCGGATCGAAGCGGTGCGCTCTTCGTTCTCGGGCGCCCCGGTCGTGATCGCCGACGGCCATCACCGCTACGAGACGGCCCTCGCGTACCGCCGCCAGCTGAAGGAGGCCGGCGATGCTGCAGCTGCCGGCTCCGACGCGGTGATGGCCCTGGTGATCGAGCTCGCCGAGGACCAGTTGACCGTGGGCCCGATCCACCGGACGATCGGCGGCATGGGTGAGGGGGTCGACATCCCGGCGGCCTTCGGGAAGTGGTTCGACGTCATCCGGGCCGGCCCGACCACCGAACGGACGCTGGGCGCCCTGACCCTGGCCGAGTCGATGGCCCTCGTCACCGCGACCGACGCCTACCTGCTCCTGCCCAGGGCCGAGGCCTTCGAGGCCGCCGGCAGTGACCTCGACTCGAGCCTGGTGCAGCTCGTGCTCCCCGAGCTGCCCGGGCCCGAGGTCACCCACCGCCACACCTGGGACGAGGCCGTGGCCGCCGTCACCGAGGGGCAGGCCCAGGCTGCCGTCTTCCTCCGCCCCGTGACCGTGGCCCAGATTGCCGAGTGGGCGGCCGCCCGGCGCCGGATGCCGCCGAAGACGACCTACTTCAGTCCGAAGCCCAGGACGGGAATGGTGTTCCGCCCGCTCGACGATTGA